From Candidatus Bathyarchaeota archaeon, a single genomic window includes:
- a CDS encoding PAS domain S-box protein: DYVPKEQHDVMRESLRKVFKTGKPDSFEVSSNIPKIGTIWFSAKVVPIKHDKEVPSVVIITTDITERKKAQVALHKSEERYRNIFELAPDAVAIMNMKGVVTSVNPTFLRLTGFSMEEIIGKHFTRLGTLRARDIPKYIKMIGSILRGKISSPIEFSYQRKDGTQRWGEAHLSMLEEKGKKVGLQAILRDITERKKTREKLKVLNEKLGVVGKLTRHDARNKLSAVTMNVFLAKQKLAESHEALKHLDEIGLAVKQVEVIFNFASIYEKLGAEELVYIDVGKAFDEAVSLFSDLNGVEVTNDCRGLTVLADSLLRQLVYNLVDNSLKHGEKVSRIRVYYEQAGKDKLKLVYEDDGIGISKAEKEKIFKEGYGKGSGYGLYLIRKMCEVYGWTIRETGKHGKGAQFTVTMPKTGNSGKEKYRIH; the protein is encoded by the coding sequence ACGATTATGTGCCGAAAGAGCAGCACGATGTAATGAGGGAGTCTCTGAGAAAAGTTTTCAAAACGGGAAAACCAGATAGCTTCGAGGTTTCCTCAAACATCCCAAAAATTGGCACCATATGGTTCAGTGCAAAAGTGGTTCCCATCAAACATGATAAAGAGGTTCCCAGTGTTGTAATAATTACTACAGACATCACCGAACGCAAGAAAGCACAGGTGGCACTGCACAAATCAGAGGAAAGATATAGAAACATATTTGAACTGGCTCCAGACGCCGTAGCAATTATGAACATGAAGGGGGTGGTTACATCAGTTAACCCCACCTTCTTAAGATTGACAGGCTTCTCAATGGAGGAAATAATCGGCAAACATTTCACAAGGTTAGGAACCCTGCGAGCGAGGGACATTCCAAAATACATAAAAATGATAGGCTCCATTCTCAGAGGAAAAATATCATCACCAATTGAATTTAGCTATCAACGTAAGGACGGAACTCAGCGTTGGGGTGAAGCCCATCTCAGTATGCTGGAAGAGAAGGGCAAGAAGGTAGGTCTCCAAGCAATCCTGAGAGACATCACTGAACGCAAGAAGACGCGGGAGAAGTTGAAGGTGCTTAACGAGAAGTTAGGTGTTGTTGGCAAGTTGACCAGGCATGATGCACGAAATAAGCTTTCCGCGGTTACAATGAACGTCTTCTTAGCTAAGCAGAAGCTGGCTGAAAGCCATGAAGCCCTGAAACACTTGGACGAAATTGGATTAGCTGTTAAACAGGTGGAAGTAATCTTCAATTTCGCAAGTATTTACGAGAAGTTGGGTGCCGAAGAATTAGTTTACATTGACGTGGGGAAAGCTTTTGATGAGGCAGTTTCGCTGTTTTCAGACCTGAACGGCGTAGAAGTAACGAATGATTGTCGTGGCTTGACCGTTCTGGCAGACTCGCTGCTTAGGCAGCTTGTTTACAATCTGGTCGATAACTCGTTGAAGCATGGAGAAAAGGTCAGCCGAATCAGAGTGTACTATGAACAGGCGGGAAAGGATAAGCTGAAGCTGGTTTATGAGGATGACGGCATAGGCATATCTAAGGCTGAAAAAGAGAAGATTTTCAAGGAAGGCTACGGAAAAGGCTCAGGCTACGGGTTGTATTTGATAAGGAAAATGTGTGAAGTGTACGGCTGGACCATTCGAGAAACAGGCAAGCATGGCAAGGGAGCCCAATTCACCGTAACCATGCCAAAAACGGGTAATAGTGGGAAAGAGAAGTATAGAATTCATTAA
- a CDS encoding restriction endonuclease: MRKLLRLRRFSYRFAEQVLNSKLTLKQEIESILTDPSIDISSLSRPRFNEVLKERFVNKGWESQPSVFDEPKDPSAKMDFMKERIGIEVGFGHASFIGIDLLKFQVASYSGLNKIDIGVYIVTTRSFQKKMTQEYGKNWAGSLSFEKVARYLPHFKSAIQLPIYVIGVDL; the protein is encoded by the coding sequence GTGAGAAAATTGTTGCGACTACGAAGATTTTCCTATCGTTTTGCTGAGCAAGTTCTTAACAGTAAGTTAACGCTCAAACAGGAGATCGAGAGCATACTCACTGATCCAAGTATTGATATTAGTTCGTTGTCAAGACCTCGCTTCAATGAGGTTCTTAAGGAAAGATTTGTCAATAAAGGATGGGAAAGCCAACCATCCGTTTTTGATGAGCCAAAAGACCCTTCTGCTAAAATGGATTTCATGAAAGAGAGAATAGGCATCGAAGTTGGCTTTGGGCACGCTTCATTCATTGGAATAGATCTGCTCAAGTTTCAGGTCGCTTCGTACTCTGGCCTAAACAAAATTGACATTGGCGTATATATTGTAACAACTCGGAGCTTCCAGAAAAAAATGACTCAAGAATATGGAAAGAATTGGGCAGGGTCTCTAAGCTTCGAAAAAGTTGCCAGATACCTTCCTCACTTTAAAAGCGCAATTCAACTGCCGATTTACGTGATTGGGGTGGACTTGTAA
- a CDS encoding NUDIX hydrolase, with protein MTDFYVAGHTLIERNNKYLVTKRSKLSTYMPLKWDIPGGIVKQGETLEEAIYREVGEETNLTIQVERVIYIYANRDQLPIRQTFQAIYLSKYKDGEIRLNPLEHDMYQWLDYDDIANVDMIDFLRELVKAYHPETI; from the coding sequence TTGACAGACTTCTATGTAGCTGGGCACACCCTAATTGAACGGAATAATAAGTATTTAGTCACTAAGCGTTCAAAATTAAGCACCTACATGCCACTCAAATGGGATATTCCTGGAGGAATTGTGAAACAAGGCGAAACGTTAGAAGAGGCTATTTATCGAGAGGTGGGTGAAGAGACCAACTTGACAATTCAAGTTGAACGCGTGATCTATATTTACGCAAACCGAGACCAATTACCTATTCGTCAGACCTTTCAAGCAATCTATCTTAGCAAATACAAAGACGGTGAGATTAGGCTTAATCCTTTAGAGCATGATATGTATCAATGGTTGGATTACGATGATATTGCTAATGTTGATATGATCGATTTCTTGCGAGAATTGGTTAAGGCATATCACCCAGAAACTATCTAG
- a CDS encoding radical SAM protein, giving the protein MTYIEREEPWGKLRYDLLKHKFSCIQTNGKNVVPYSQKPVVLNVDLTMKCNMNCMYCVTKDFKQAEDLVISKKLVDWINESPFMAVVITGGEPLLPEYEKQLITLLQKIENKGLIIDTNGTILPSDSVMEAIHESHVLVRISCDAARSGDEIHYRHLKPYSQRNMKENLEYYNKKIDMMEHMRSEGVNVAIQSVAINQNRISLENMPSLLKKYSINHWYIQRFIPSYKAIGRKLGFSNVGYDQLIEDLTERCNKMNIEFVTKKDRRHNCVVLLVGDGILYTQGEKPGQKLTIGTIHSKTRYFDYISSADHAERYYI; this is encoded by the coding sequence ATGACTTACATTGAGCGAGAAGAACCATGGGGAAAACTCAGATATGACTTATTGAAGCATAAATTCTCTTGTATTCAAACAAATGGAAAAAACGTCGTTCCTTACTCACAGAAGCCGGTTGTTCTAAATGTTGATTTAACTATGAAGTGTAATATGAATTGTATGTATTGTGTTACCAAGGACTTTAAACAGGCAGAAGATTTGGTAATATCAAAAAAACTTGTTGACTGGATTAATGAATCGCCTTTCATGGCAGTGGTTATTACTGGAGGTGAACCGCTTCTTCCCGAGTATGAAAAACAGCTAATAACGCTTCTCCAAAAAATTGAAAACAAAGGTCTGATTATTGATACAAATGGAACTATTCTTCCTAGCGATTCAGTGATGGAAGCGATTCATGAATCTCATGTTTTAGTTCGTATTTCTTGTGATGCTGCTCGTTCAGGTGATGAAATACATTATCGTCATTTAAAGCCATATTCACAACGGAATATGAAAGAAAATCTGGAGTATTACAATAAAAAAATCGATATGATGGAACACATGCGTTCAGAAGGCGTTAATGTTGCGATACAAAGTGTGGCTATTAATCAGAATCGCATATCACTCGAGAATATGCCTTCCTTATTAAAAAAATATTCTATTAACCATTGGTATATACAGAGATTCATTCCTTCATATAAAGCAATTGGAAGGAAACTTGGATTTAGCAATGTTGGATATGACCAACTTATTGAAGATTTGACAGAAAGGTGTAATAAAATGAATATTGAATTCGTGACAAAAAAAGACCGGAGACATAATTGTGTTGTTCTATTGGTTGGAGACGGGATTCTTTATACACAAGGTGAAAAACCAGGTCAAAAGCTTACAATAGGTACAATACATTCTAAAACCAGATATTTTGATTATATAAGTTCCGCGGATCATGCGGAAAGGTATTATATTTAA
- a CDS encoding dCMP deaminase family protein — MNSISRPSLHEHFFNRAKVVAQRSTCLRRKVGAIIVNENGVQLSSGYSGAPRNLKHCAAIGKCLRIELGIPSGQRYELCRSVHAEQNAIINAARIGTAILGGELYISSQKMNEYTNGNEKNKIYGPCIICKKEIINAGLKKVHMREIGVGDKTYNLEDIKKLLAKEEEEWRKNVE, encoded by the coding sequence ATGAACTCAATTTCAAGACCTTCTCTACATGAGCATTTCTTCAACAGAGCCAAAGTTGTCGCCCAACGAAGTACATGTTTGAGAAGAAAAGTAGGTGCAATTATTGTTAATGAAAATGGTGTGCAGCTTAGCTCTGGTTATTCTGGAGCCCCAAGAAACTTAAAACATTGTGCTGCTATTGGAAAGTGTCTTAGAATTGAACTAGGAATTCCATCTGGACAGAGATATGAATTATGTAGGAGTGTACATGCAGAACAGAACGCTATAATAAACGCAGCGAGAATCGGGACCGCAATTTTAGGTGGAGAATTATACATTTCAAGCCAAAAGATGAACGAATATACTAACGGAAATGAAAAGAATAAAATTTACGGCCCGTGTATCATATGTAAGAAAGAAATAATCAACGCTGGCTTAAAAAAAGTACATATGAGAGAGATCGGAGTTGGGGATAAAACATATAATCTTGAAGATATCAAAAAATTGTTGGCGAAAGAGGAAGAAGAATGGAGAAAAAATGTTGAGTAA
- a CDS encoding type IV secretory system conjugative DNA transfer family protein, with protein MNVDNMYTSIKRKVTMVRVTVRNREKLRVLKSVFNLPTYDSVISLILSKELKEYPAVSYETVMADSIPIILTGLPGSGKTYFLQKMLIPKLSKDFAVFVVDVHAEYCNCHLKTLNLGDFFGLSFKNNNGKYRLLPSVNVDVSKSEVDSIFRHLIMFQKSLKDWIIILEEAHRFQESPFVRSFMAEARKHTRKFLVVSQDADLFKNIGRVLRQVPK; from the coding sequence ATGAATGTTGACAATATGTATACATCAATCAAGCGTAAGGTTACTATGGTCCGCGTTACAGTTCGAAATCGAGAAAAATTACGCGTGTTGAAAAGTGTCTTCAACCTTCCAACCTATGATAGTGTAATCAGCCTTATCTTATCTAAAGAACTAAAAGAGTATCCTGCAGTATCCTATGAAACAGTCATGGCTGACTCCATTCCGATAATTCTCACTGGTTTGCCAGGTTCAGGAAAAACCTATTTCTTACAAAAGATGTTAATCCCAAAACTATCAAAAGACTTCGCTGTTTTCGTTGTAGATGTCCATGCTGAATACTGTAATTGTCACCTAAAAACGCTCAATCTTGGTGATTTCTTTGGGCTCAGTTTCAAAAATAACAATGGAAAATACCGACTATTACCATCCGTAAATGTTGATGTGAGCAAATCAGAGGTGGATAGTATCTTTCGTCATCTGATAATGTTTCAGAAATCGCTTAAAGATTGGATAATCATCCTTGAAGAAGCTCATCGGTTCCAAGAAAGCCCTTTTGTGAGGAGTTTCATGGCAGAAGCTCGCAAGCACACGCGGAAGTTCCTTGTAGTGTCTCAAGACGCTGACTTATTCAAAAACATAGGCAGAGTTCTTAGACAAGTTCCTAAGTGA
- a CDS encoding McrC family protein, with protein MQIFDAIEWSPTDIPIEHVMKDGKFNIYTDVQQKGYFNILFRRSSLVLTAGEYIGLIPLNDEVAINVHPKVPLSNLMHLIHKSGERVIDIDYERMYGELLYSSAGIFDFIIRSFLQDLQNIDKFGVYRKYETMFHNDGLLKGKILFKETMRNVMRHQDHIIAHSFFLLDKDIPENRAIKYALWTILNHFRDLNYKPRNLVRKAIYFYRFFEQVKLDRDKKFLVDVKDILETSQVPFIRSYYNAILRISLLIINQSSIDVQRFEQDIYLPSLIIKMSDVFEKYLFRVLKEGIQRKNVKVLNGNKAEGMKKLFSDNQMYTTTPDIVIKKEKIFPLIIDAKYKDQPRREDLNQIITYCLSYRSNVGVLICPKTSVLSGEEYIGQISGVRIFTYHFNLANKDIRAEEQTLLGYIEDKFLTDSTTAER; from the coding sequence TTGCAGATATTTGATGCCATTGAATGGAGTCCAACAGATATACCGATTGAACATGTTATGAAAGATGGTAAGTTTAATATTTATACAGATGTTCAGCAAAAGGGATATTTCAACATATTATTTAGAAGAAGTAGTTTGGTGTTAACCGCAGGGGAATATATTGGGCTTATCCCTCTAAATGATGAAGTTGCTATAAACGTTCACCCAAAAGTACCTTTGAGTAATCTAATGCATCTTATTCATAAATCAGGTGAAAGAGTCATAGATATTGATTATGAAAGGATGTATGGTGAGCTACTATATTCTTCTGCCGGCATTTTCGACTTCATCATAAGAAGCTTCCTCCAAGATCTTCAAAATATCGACAAGTTCGGGGTATATCGGAAATATGAAACAATGTTTCATAATGATGGTCTTCTGAAAGGGAAGATCCTGTTCAAAGAAACAATGAGAAACGTTATGAGACATCAAGATCACATAATAGCTCATTCGTTCTTCTTACTGGACAAAGATATTCCTGAAAACAGAGCTATAAAATACGCATTATGGACTATTTTAAACCATTTTCGTGATCTAAACTATAAACCAAGAAATCTTGTTAGAAAAGCGATTTACTTTTATCGATTTTTCGAGCAAGTGAAACTAGATAGAGATAAAAAATTCCTTGTTGATGTCAAAGATATACTTGAGACAAGTCAGGTTCCTTTTATAAGGAGCTATTACAATGCAATTTTGAGAATTTCTCTTCTTATAATAAATCAATCGTCAATAGATGTACAACGTTTTGAGCAAGACATCTATCTCCCTTCTCTTATCATTAAGATGTCTGATGTCTTCGAAAAGTATCTTTTCAGAGTTTTGAAAGAGGGAATTCAAAGAAAAAATGTAAAAGTTCTTAATGGGAACAAAGCAGAGGGAATGAAAAAACTCTTTTCTGATAATCAGATGTATACCACAACCCCAGATATCGTGATAAAGAAAGAGAAAATATTTCCACTAATCATTGATGCCAAGTATAAGGATCAACCAAGACGAGAAGACCTAAACCAGATTATCACTTATTGTCTTTCGTATAGATCAAATGTCGGGGTTCTAATATGTCCAAAGACATCTGTTTTATCTGGAGAGGAATATATTGGGCAGATATCAGGCGTCAGAATTTTCACCTATCACTTTAATCTGGCCAATAAAGACATTCGGGCAGAGGAACAAACACTCCTAGGCTATATTGAGGATAAATTTCTAACCGATTCAACTACCGCAGAAAGATGA
- a CDS encoding AAA family ATPase has translation MSDQYTNPDDIWINAQYCTLTPSAINLLMVLWDMDGREYDHDFREEADGRHRILQGAKRKSAKLSKVETYITAFEEQGWTSRVVENGKTVFRFTDAGKQAYMLIKNAPDYLKFFPYFLTEIVSRYQQWNPARRGESYLSKGDIFPYWALFRIMRECSNYISDDEFRRFLVKIAYMKEIRETITQIHKYRKKLSGNPSREEIDREFGDPISGTPARPLYFMHRAGVGFENFSQTNSGIILRKGQCPLGTTIYRLNDNYEAFIDYMLSNQPENLPEGINVNRWFAHYGASVLLNVSQEDLLSDEDPIWKEVKENLLDQGIKRILLVGPPGTSKTWYAEKIALKIVGGDAARVEKTQFHQSYSYEDFIEGYIPNPKGSGFVLKDKIFKIICDKALLDPQRYYVLVIDEFTRGDASRIFGEILTYMEYPHKPINLLYTEDSFYVPENLIIIGTMNPFDRSISELDIMMERRFKQVKMPPSTRILKEILSLQNMAPELIERVVEFSERIQEIYEIGFGHAYFVNVRNEEDLGRLWRYQLRDLFKKYFQYEPDKFSEIKNLYPWSE, from the coding sequence ATGTCTGATCAATATACTAATCCTGACGATATCTGGATAAATGCTCAATACTGTACGTTAACACCCTCAGCCATTAATCTACTGATGGTTCTTTGGGACATGGATGGAAGAGAATATGATCATGATTTCCGAGAGGAGGCAGATGGGCGACATAGAATCTTACAAGGCGCAAAAAGAAAATCAGCGAAATTGAGCAAAGTAGAGACCTATATAACTGCATTCGAGGAACAAGGATGGACATCCAGAGTAGTTGAGAATGGAAAGACAGTTTTCAGATTTACAGATGCTGGAAAACAGGCATATATGTTGATAAAGAATGCGCCAGACTATCTGAAATTCTTTCCTTATTTCTTGACTGAAATTGTTTCTCGATATCAACAATGGAATCCAGCAAGAAGAGGAGAATCATATCTCAGCAAAGGAGATATTTTTCCTTATTGGGCTCTTTTCAGAATTATGAGAGAATGCTCAAACTACATCTCAGACGACGAATTTCGTAGGTTTCTAGTCAAGATTGCTTACATGAAAGAAATTCGTGAAACTATAACTCAGATTCATAAATATCGAAAGAAACTATCTGGTAATCCTTCTAGGGAAGAGATTGACAGAGAATTCGGTGACCCCATCTCAGGAACACCAGCTAGACCGTTATATTTTATGCATCGGGCAGGAGTGGGGTTCGAGAATTTCTCGCAAACTAATTCAGGAATAATTTTAAGAAAAGGGCAATGTCCTCTGGGCACTACTATTTACCGCTTGAATGACAATTACGAAGCATTTATCGATTATATGCTCAGCAATCAACCAGAGAATCTTCCCGAGGGAATAAATGTAAACCGTTGGTTTGCACATTATGGAGCATCGGTATTGCTCAACGTTTCACAAGAAGATTTACTCAGTGATGAAGATCCTATTTGGAAAGAGGTAAAGGAGAACTTACTTGATCAAGGTATCAAGCGAATTCTTCTTGTAGGTCCACCTGGAACAAGCAAAACTTGGTATGCAGAAAAGATTGCATTGAAAATTGTTGGCGGTGATGCAGCACGTGTTGAAAAAACTCAGTTTCATCAGTCCTACAGTTATGAGGATTTCATCGAAGGCTATATCCCTAATCCAAAAGGTTCAGGATTTGTTCTTAAGGATAAGATTTTCAAGATAATTTGTGATAAGGCACTTTTGGATCCTCAGAGATACTATGTTTTGGTGATAGATGAATTCACTAGAGGCGATGCAAGCAGGATTTTTGGCGAGATACTGACTTACATGGAATATCCTCATAAGCCAATAAACCTACTGTATACTGAAGATTCCTTCTATGTGCCTGAGAACCTCATAATAATTGGAACTATGAATCCTTTTGATCGATCAATCTCCGAATTGGATATAATGATGGAAAGAAGATTTAAACAAGTTAAGATGCCCCCTAGCACTAGAATTCTTAAAGAGATTTTGTCTTTACAGAACATGGCTCCTGAGTTGATTGAGAGAGTTGTTGAATTCTCTGAAAGGATTCAAGAGATCTACGAAATTGGTTTTGGGCATGCTTATTTTGTGAACGTTAGAAATGAAGAAGACCTAGGAAGACTGTGGAGATATCAACTCCGAGATTTGTTCAAGAAATATTTCCAGTATGAACCTGACAAATTTAGCGAAATAAAAAATCTGTATCCGTGGTCTGAATAG
- a CDS encoding site-specific DNA-methyltransferase, with protein sequence MTVREQEGLHHFFPKQGKPPLSSFAQFIDKQKEIIRRLNDVDYISRPEFASFVNSSQSKNVPIHRWFKYREGYSPNLVHAFFDATEKSVLDPFCGSGTTLVCAKQKGLNSVGMDINPLSAFISRVKTYQFTLKDLAILKKLSKEIFNVNVKPDDPPKLKIIGKVFPADILDYLLRLRVRIKSVAEGKIQDTLLLGWLAILESVSNTKKEGNGIKYRSTRRTKNGYVHIPDSVWQHEYYGKDRIGFVRKKFQNKLQTILSDIENHCISHPVVSTKIFDGDSAQISSMLDEEKFSLAIFSPPYANCFDYFEIFKVELWMGGFIKGYEDIRKLKKKSIGSLWQVSPSEKFDFEELSEILNLFEGRKLWDKKIVSMIEGYFTKMEVVLKQIYEMLMPNRKCAIVVGNSAYSNVLIPTDLLLSKIGREIGFKKTKLIIARHLTTSSQQKKRLERLKKYLRESIIVLEK encoded by the coding sequence ATGACCGTTAGAGAACAAGAGGGATTGCATCACTTTTTTCCAAAGCAAGGGAAGCCTCCATTGTCTTCTTTTGCTCAATTCATTGATAAACAGAAAGAAATCATAAGGAGACTCAATGATGTTGACTACATTTCAAGACCAGAATTCGCCTCTTTTGTGAACTCTTCACAATCCAAGAATGTTCCTATCCATAGATGGTTCAAATACCGTGAGGGGTATTCGCCTAATCTAGTACACGCATTTTTTGATGCTACTGAAAAGTCAGTGTTGGATCCTTTTTGTGGTAGTGGAACTACACTTGTCTGTGCTAAACAAAAAGGACTGAATTCTGTTGGAATGGACATAAATCCATTATCAGCGTTTATATCACGTGTCAAAACATATCAATTTACTTTAAAAGATCTTGCAATCCTAAAAAAACTATCAAAGGAGATTTTTAATGTTAATGTGAAGCCAGATGATCCACCAAAGTTAAAAATCATAGGTAAAGTCTTTCCTGCCGATATCCTTGATTACTTGCTCAGATTAAGAGTAAGAATCAAATCAGTTGCAGAAGGGAAAATACAAGACACATTATTGCTAGGATGGCTCGCTATTCTTGAGAGTGTTTCTAATACTAAAAAAGAAGGAAACGGAATAAAATATAGATCAACTCGTAGGACAAAGAATGGTTATGTTCACATTCCTGATTCAGTCTGGCAACATGAATACTACGGAAAAGACAGGATTGGCTTTGTTAGGAAAAAATTTCAGAATAAACTTCAAACAATACTTTCAGATATCGAAAATCATTGTATCAGTCACCCTGTGGTTTCAACGAAAATTTTTGACGGCGACTCGGCTCAAATCAGCTCGATGTTAGATGAAGAGAAGTTTTCTTTAGCCATCTTTTCTCCTCCCTATGCAAACTGCTTTGACTATTTCGAAATCTTCAAAGTAGAACTATGGATGGGAGGTTTCATCAAGGGCTATGAGGACATTCGAAAGCTCAAAAAGAAGTCCATCGGATCATTATGGCAGGTATCTCCTTCTGAAAAGTTTGATTTTGAAGAGTTGAGTGAAATTCTCAACTTGTTTGAGGGAAGGAAACTTTGGGACAAAAAGATTGTTTCGATGATTGAAGGATACTTCACGAAAATGGAGGTTGTGTTGAAACAGATTTATGAGATGTTGATGCCCAACCGAAAATGTGCAATCGTAGTGGGGAATTCCGCTTACTCAAATGTTCTTATTCCAACAGATTTGCTGTTATCGAAGATCGGGAGAGAAATAGGCTTTAAGAAGACAAAGCTCATTATTGCTCGCCACCTCACTACTAGTTCTCAACAGAAGAAAAGATTAGAACGGTTAAAAAAATATCTTAGAGAGAGCATAATCGTTCTTGAGAAATGA
- a CDS encoding type I restriction endonuclease: MKKFKGIWPLYGGMRNYVLTLRKILERINQENPTMVQLVSWLRSEYKVSSKTVPYGMLRVVSKCLGFMQEVGGRVKLTPTAEEFLRTSENRLVLGVLKKRVLGFAEVLQMLAESQPLSLTEIHEGLLKRCNLDWATTTQTMYRLNWLISLGFVDKEYKKYRLTDKDLVTAEEKKGRPPIPHPPTPIDDFVKHAKGIIERHPTMDESNTISTMIEPLLEALGWNIRDPDEVQREYAIRIGEKTEYVDIALKINSRPVLFIEAKSVGTPLRNHLAEQPLRYANAEGVSWCVLMNGRELRVYNAFWKIKGIERKMLFKLLVDDLKEKISTLLLLSKGNVISGKLDEEGEFEHAKRITSEWLRQKENTIVKSIMELDPSLKEDYVRRVLRKIL; encoded by the coding sequence ATGAAGAAGTTTAAGGGCATCTGGCCTTTATACGGTGGCATGAGAAACTATGTTCTAACCCTTAGGAAAATCTTAGAGAGGATTAACCAAGAAAATCCAACAATGGTCCAGCTTGTTTCGTGGCTAAGGAGCGAGTACAAAGTCTCAAGCAAGACCGTTCCTTATGGCATGCTCAGAGTTGTTAGTAAATGCTTAGGTTTTATGCAAGAAGTCGGTGGTCGAGTTAAGCTCACTCCTACGGCAGAGGAGTTTTTGAGGACAAGTGAAAACCGTCTAGTCCTTGGAGTTTTAAAGAAGCGAGTTTTGGGTTTTGCGGAAGTTCTCCAGATGCTGGCTGAAAGTCAACCGCTTAGCTTGACAGAAATTCATGAGGGGCTTTTGAAGAGATGCAATCTTGATTGGGCAACAACTACTCAAACAATGTATAGATTAAATTGGTTAATAAGCCTGGGGTTTGTCGATAAAGAGTATAAAAAATACCGTCTGACGGACAAGGATTTAGTGACTGCAGAGGAAAAGAAGGGACGACCACCTATTCCCCATCCGCCAACGCCGATAGATGATTTTGTTAAGCACGCGAAGGGAATAATTGAAAGACACCCTACTATGGATGAGTCAAATACGATTTCTACAATGATAGAGCCGCTTCTTGAAGCTTTAGGATGGAACATACGAGATCCAGATGAGGTCCAGAGGGAATATGCGATTCGTATAGGTGAAAAGACTGAGTATGTGGACATTGCTTTAAAAATTAACAGTAGGCCTGTGCTGTTTATTGAGGCCAAATCCGTAGGTACGCCTTTACGCAATCATTTGGCAGAACAACCATTGAGATATGCTAACGCTGAAGGCGTAAGCTGGTGCGTACTTATGAATGGACGTGAATTAAGAGTCTATAACGCTTTTTGGAAGATTAAAGGAATAGAACGAAAGATGCTTTTCAAACTGCTAGTAGATGACCTTAAGGAGAAGATCAGCACGCTACTGTTACTTTCAAAAGGCAACGTGATTTCTGGAAAGTTAGATGAGGAGGGAGAGTTTGAACATGCGAAAAGAATAACATCAGAGTGGCTAAGACAAAAAGAAAACACCATAGTAAAAAGCATCATGGAATTAGATCCAAGCCTTAAGGAAGACTACGTAAGGCGAGTCTTAAGAAAAATTTTGTGA
- a CDS encoding restriction endonuclease encodes MRFQTFSYRFAEQVLNSKLRTKKEIENIIGSIRSRGYSRPGLNEVFRTKFLERNWKEQPQVFEKITDIAAKIDYLKDRVGVEVAFSHSSFIGIDLLKFQALSYSNLDKIDVGVYITVTRDQRRKFEQEYNKKWQGSLTFEKVCKYLPHFRSAIQVPVFVFGIEE; translated from the coding sequence GTGAGGTTCCAAACATTCTCTTACAGGTTCGCTGAACAAGTACTGAACAGTAAATTAAGAACCAAGAAGGAAATTGAGAATATTATAGGGTCTATAAGATCTAGAGGTTATTCCAGACCAGGACTGAATGAGGTTTTTAGGACAAAGTTTCTAGAGAGAAATTGGAAGGAGCAACCTCAAGTATTCGAAAAAATCACCGACATCGCTGCCAAGATAGACTACTTGAAAGACCGAGTAGGTGTTGAAGTTGCATTCTCACATTCTTCCTTTATAGGCATAGACCTTTTGAAGTTTCAAGCGCTCTCCTACTCTAACCTTGACAAGATCGATGTTGGTGTCTATATTACTGTAACCAGAGACCAGAGAAGAAAATTTGAGCAAGAATACAACAAGAAATGGCAAGGTAGCTTAACCTTCGAGAAAGTGTGCAAGTATCTGCCTCATTTTAGAAGTGCAATACAAGTTCCAGTGTTTGTATTTGGAATAGAAGAATGA
- a CDS encoding M48 family metallopeptidase → MKTKWGSCNPEHQRVWLNLELAKKTLHSLEYVLVHEMTHFIEKNHPEKFKMLMTSFMPQWNQIKDELNNSKLGYSKWSI, encoded by the coding sequence ATGAAAACTAAGTGGGGAAGCTGCAACCCAGAACATCAAAGAGTGTGGCTTAATCTTGAACTAGCAAAAAAAACGCTTCACTCCCTAGAGTATGTGTTAGTTCATGAGATGACTCATTTTATCGAAAAGAATCACCCTGAGAAATTCAAGATGTTAATGACATCCTTCATGCCTCAGTGGAATCAAATAAAAGATGAACTAAATAATAGCAAATTGGGTTATTCGAAATGGAGTATCTGA